The sequence CAACGCACAGAAACAGTCACCGATGGATTTTGAGGGCTATCAGAAAAGCCCGATGATTTCCTCGCCCCTGCGCGCCGCTGACTGCTGCCTGATGACTGACGGTGCCGGCGCCTACATCGTTACCAGCACCGAGCGTGCCCGCGACCTGAAGCAGCCTCCCATTAATGTTGCTGCGGTCGCCATGCACAGTAATCCCTGGCCACAGTCCATGGTGCTGACCCAGAACCCCGACCTGCTGGAACTGCCCGGTCGCGGCTCGGCGGCCAAAGCCTATGCCATGGCCGGAATGAGCGCCAAGGATCTCGATCTGGCGCAGGTTTATGACTGCTTCGCCATTTCCGCCATTCTGCAAACCGAGATGCTGGGCATCTGCGAGCGTGGCGAAGGCGCCAAATTCTTCCATGCGGGACATGCCATGCCCGGCGGTAAGTTGCCGATCAACACCAGCGGCGGGCATATGTCCGGCGGCTATGTGCCCGGCATCAACCTGCTGATTGAAGCGGTTCGTCAACTCCGCCATGAACGCGGTGAGGCCCAGGTGCCGGACGCCAAGGTATGCGCCGTCGCCGGTCTGGGCGGCAACTCCCACTCCACCACTATTCTGACGAGGGCTTAACATGGGCATTCCCGTTTTTCCCCCGCGTTTCGACAGCGATCTTCTCAAGCCCTTCTACGACGGCCTGGCCCAGGGAGAACTGCGCCTGAGTGCCTGTTCGGAATGTGGCAAGTTTCACTGGTACCCCCCGGAAGTTCTGCCCTGCCATCCAGAGGCGGAGCTGGTGTGGAAGCCGGTTTCAACCGAGGGCGTGGTGTATACCTTCACCACCATCGAGCGCAGCCTTTTGCCGGGCGATCACCGCGACGAAGTGCCGTTTACGGTAGTTCTGGTCGCATCAAAGGATACCCCCCACTTACGGGTCCCCGGTCTTTTTATCAGCGACGACGGCAGCGAGCCGCAGTGCGACATGTCTGTTCGCCTGCGCCCCGTGCAGATTGGTGACTACTGGCTACCGGCCTTTGAACCCATTGCAGCCTGAGACATTCCATCGCGCCGTTTGGCTCTGCCGCGGCGCGACGACATACCGATAACAGGAGATAACACCATGCAAGGCCCACTGGAAGGACTCACCGTCCTGGAAATTTCCAATGTCATGCCCGGCAGCATCGCCGGTGTCTTGCTGGCCGACCACGGCGCCAACGTCATCAAGATTGAGCCCCATGGCGGCAACCACTTTGCTCACGAACTGGTGCGCAAAGGCTGGGACCGTAACAAGAAAAGCATTGAGCTGGATCTGCACAAGCCCGAGGAACTGGAGAAAATTAAGGCGCTGGCCGCCTCGGCAGATGTGCTGATCCACTCGCTGGAAGCCCCCGAAGCCGCCGCGCTTGGTCTGAACGCTGAAAGCCTGTCAGCCGGCAACCCGGAACTGATTGTTTGCGGACTCACCGCCTACGGCCAGGACACCCCTTTCAAAGACCGCCCCTACGGCGAATCGCTGGTCGCTGCCCGCCTCGGCGGCATGCTGGAAAAAGGCAGTCCCTACCGCGACGGTCCGCTGTATATGGGCCACCCAGCCCTGCATTACGGCCAGGCCTTTCTCGCGGTTATCGACATTCTCGCCGCACTGCGTGCCCGTCATGAATCCGGCATCGGCCAGGACGTGGAAGCTTCATTGTTTGATTCCTTCCTCGCCCAGTCGCCGATGAACTGGTGGTGGCACCCGGAAGGCATTTCCTATATCAAGCGTCCCGCCAAAGCCAGTAAAACCGGCACGCCCTTCGGCCACACCCGTCTGGTCACCACCAAGTTCCAGTGTGCCGACGGCGAATACCTGCAAATGCACACCGGCGGTGTAGGCTCGTTCAAGCGCGCCATGGATATTCTCGGCTTCGGTGATCGCGTTCAAGCCATTGACGGTCCGGAAATGGCCGTGCCGCTCAGTGACGATGAGTATCAGATTGCCCGCGTGGAAATCTACGACGCCTTTAAGAAAAAGCCCCGCGCCGAATGGCTGAAGCTGTTCCACGAGGCCGATATTGCTTCGCTGCCCGTGCTGCGCCCGGCCGAAGTCCTGCTTGATGAGCAGGTGGAATTCCTCGAACAGCGCGTCGAAATTCCCGATGAAGACTTCGGCACGATCCATCAGGCGGGTCCGGCTATTCGCTTCCGCCGCGCCGGTGGTGCCAGCATCAAACCGGCCCCCAAAGTCGGTCAGCACAACGCCGAGCTTGACGCGCTGCTGCAACAGCCAGGCAAACCCTCCAGTAACAGCAAGGGCAAGCCGCTCAGCCACGCCCTGGAAGGCATTCGCATTCTCGACCTCAGCTCCTTCTTCGCCTGTGGCTATGCTGGCAAGCTGATGTCAGACATGGGCGCCGATGTAATCAAGATCGAAACGCCATCCGGCGACCAGATGCGTCCGCTGCCCGACCCGTTTGAAGGCTGTCAGCGTGGCAAGCGCGATATCGTCGTCAACCTGAAAACCGCAGAAGGTCTGGAAATCGTCAGAAAACTGGTCGCCACCGCCGACGTGGTGATGCACAACATGCG comes from Spongiibacter tropicus DSM 19543 and encodes:
- a CDS encoding CaiB/BaiF CoA transferase family protein, which codes for MQGPLEGLTVLEISNVMPGSIAGVLLADHGANVIKIEPHGGNHFAHELVRKGWDRNKKSIELDLHKPEELEKIKALAASADVLIHSLEAPEAAALGLNAESLSAGNPELIVCGLTAYGQDTPFKDRPYGESLVAARLGGMLEKGSPYRDGPLYMGHPALHYGQAFLAVIDILAALRARHESGIGQDVEASLFDSFLAQSPMNWWWHPEGISYIKRPAKASKTGTPFGHTRLVTTKFQCADGEYLQMHTGGVGSFKRAMDILGFGDRVQAIDGPEMAVPLSDDEYQIARVEIYDAFKKKPRAEWLKLFHEADIASLPVLRPAEVLLDEQVEFLEQRVEIPDEDFGTIHQAGPAIRFRRAGGASIKPAPKVGQHNAELDALLQQPGKPSSNSKGKPLSHALEGIRILDLSSFFACGYAGKLMSDMGADVIKIETPSGDQMRPLPDPFEGCQRGKRDIVVNLKTAEGLEIVRKLVATADVVMHNMRPGKADKLGIGYEALTEIKPDLIYAYLPGYGSTGPKSKLKSFAPLISGFCGLLYEGAGEGNDPIPSVYGNEDYNNGFLGAVGVLMALQNRAKTGKGDYLECPQVHSSLFTTSEHFLNANRETVYGLRMDKDQMGFNALDRLYQTADDRWICIASTSDAHFAGLCKGIGQAELAHDPRFATAKARSQNDAQLLDILQPYFAAHSAEDAFQALDAAGAAIEIAADDHWLPDFLEKAEWAETHGHVFDQPTSMYGHIREVGIVNRLSKTPAVRKGPAPQFGGHTREILAELGYSSEQIDSLISGKQVLSV
- a CDS encoding thiolase family protein; this translates as MKGSQVAIVGVGETPYVRASEATPIEMLAAASRQAIADAGLKISDIDGVIGNRMNHSTDDLCFNLGVTQHVFTATTDVAGGTATTGSAVMLAQLAVEAGLANYVLVPYGISCSAPGGPYMFHGREPLKADLEMPLGYYGQPSYFAAMANRYRHEFGLTEEELASVALTFRRWATMNPNAQKQSPMDFEGYQKSPMISSPLRAADCCLMTDGAGAYIVTSTERARDLKQPPINVAAVAMHSNPWPQSMVLTQNPDLLELPGRGSAAKAYAMAGMSAKDLDLAQVYDCFAISAILQTEMLGICERGEGAKFFHAGHAMPGGKLPINTSGGHMSGGYVPGINLLIEAVRQLRHERGEAQVPDAKVCAVAGLGGNSHSTTILTRA
- a CDS encoding Zn-ribbon domain-containing OB-fold protein, which translates into the protein MGIPVFPPRFDSDLLKPFYDGLAQGELRLSACSECGKFHWYPPEVLPCHPEAELVWKPVSTEGVVYTFTTIERSLLPGDHRDEVPFTVVLVASKDTPHLRVPGLFISDDGSEPQCDMSVRLRPVQIGDYWLPAFEPIAA